A genomic window from Sparus aurata chromosome 14, fSpaAur1.1, whole genome shotgun sequence includes:
- the rerg gene encoding ras-related and estrogen-regulated growth inhibitor, giving the protein MAKSPEVKLAVFGRAGVGKSALVVRFLTRRFIWEYDPTLESTYRHQANIDDEVVTMEILDTAGQEDVQQKEGHMRWGDGFVIVYDITDRGSFEEVGPLRSLLEEVKKPKNVPLVLVGNKSDLDHIRQVGTEEGERLAAEMACAFYECSACANEGGAVAEAFHELCREVRRRKAVQGKARRRSSTTHVKQAINKMLTKISS; this is encoded by the exons CTTTGGTGGTGAGATTTCTGACCAGACGCTTCATCTGGGAGTACGACCCAACACTTG AATCAACATACCGCCATCAAGCCAACATTGACGATGAGGTTGTCACCATGGAGATTCTGGACACTGCAGGGCAG GAGGACGTCCAGCAGAAGGAGGGCCACATGCGCTGGGGCGACGGATTCGTCATCGTGTACGACATCACAGACCGGGGAAGCTTTGAGGAGGTGGGGCCGCTCCGAAGCCTCCtagaggaggtgaagaagcCCAAAAACGTGCCCCTCGTCCTCGTGGGCAACAAGTCCGATCTGGACCACATCCGGCAGGTCGGCACAGAGGAAGGGGAGCGCCTGGCGGCCGAAATGGCGTGCGCTTTCTACGAATGTTCGGCGTGCGCCAACGAGGGCGGCGCCGTCGCCGAGGCCTTCCACGAGCTGTGCCGCGAGGTGAGGCGCCGCAAGGCCGTGCAGGGCAAGGCCCGACGCCGCAGCTCCACCACGCACGTCAAACAGGCCATCAACAAGATGCTGACCAAGATCAGCAGCTAG